From one Streptomyces sp. CA-210063 genomic stretch:
- a CDS encoding NAD(P)-binding domain-containing protein translates to MRIGILGTGHIGKTLTRRLSAAGHEVKAANSRGPETIEADVLASGGRAVTAAEAVVDVDAVILSIPFARIPQVAPLIAEVPADTVVIDTSNYFPHRDNGIAAIDAGQAESVWAAEQLGRPIVKAWNSIGSESFAHRNKPAGSADRISLPVAADSPRERDLAMALVEDTGFDAFDAGPLAESWRQQPGTPAYCTDLTRQELPDALATADAARSPKRRDLGLAVVQERFGAGTQPDAEYLVRLNRAISM, encoded by the coding sequence ATGAGGATCGGCATTCTCGGCACCGGGCACATCGGCAAGACGTTGACCAGGCGGTTGAGCGCGGCCGGGCACGAGGTAAAGGCGGCCAATTCCCGCGGCCCGGAGACGATCGAGGCGGACGTGCTGGCCTCGGGCGGACGAGCGGTGACAGCGGCGGAAGCCGTAGTGGACGTCGACGCCGTGATCCTCTCCATTCCCTTCGCCCGCATTCCGCAGGTCGCACCACTGATCGCCGAGGTGCCGGCTGACACGGTTGTCATCGACACGTCGAACTACTTCCCGCATCGGGACAACGGAATCGCGGCGATCGACGCCGGCCAGGCCGAGAGCGTGTGGGCTGCCGAGCAGCTGGGCCGGCCCATCGTCAAGGCGTGGAACTCGATCGGATCCGAGTCGTTCGCGCACAGGAACAAGCCGGCGGGAAGTGCGGACCGCATCTCGCTCCCCGTCGCGGCCGACAGTCCGCGAGAGCGTGACCTGGCAATGGCACTTGTTGAGGACACCGGGTTCGACGCCTTTGATGCGGGGCCGCTCGCGGAATCGTGGCGGCAGCAGCCCGGCACACCCGCCTACTGCACGGATCTCACGCGTCAGGAGCTGCCGGACGCACTGGCGACGGCCGACGCGGCGCGATCACCGAAGCGGCGCGACCTCGGGCTCGCCGTGGTCCAGGAACGCTTCGGGGCCGGCACGCAACCGGACGCGGAATACCTTGTCCGCCTGAACCGCGCAATTTCCATGTGA
- a CDS encoding NADPH-dependent F420 reductase — protein MKITVIGAGAIGGNLAAKLSTAGHDVQVADARGPEAVRAEVLESGARAADLSDAAVQGRDVIVLSIPFGVAGQLADLFASVPDETVVIDTSNYYPGMLSEPIEAVDNGQVESVYTAELLGRPVVKAWNAALAETQRTKGVPAGTPGRLAIPVAGDSEEARRVAMSLVDDTGFDPYDAGTLADSWRQQPNGPAYCTELTLDELPAALAAADRVKDAAIRDSLPERFAALGANPTVDDVVEMNRAAHR, from the coding sequence ATGAAAATTACTGTCATAGGCGCCGGTGCCATCGGCGGGAACCTCGCTGCCAAGCTCAGCACAGCCGGTCACGACGTCCAGGTGGCCGACGCCCGCGGCCCCGAGGCCGTCCGGGCGGAGGTGCTGGAGTCCGGGGCCCGCGCGGCGGACCTCTCCGACGCCGCCGTCCAGGGCCGGGACGTCATCGTCCTGTCGATCCCGTTCGGGGTGGCGGGCCAGCTGGCGGACCTGTTCGCGTCGGTGCCCGACGAGACGGTGGTCATCGACACCTCGAACTACTACCCCGGCATGCTCAGCGAGCCGATCGAGGCGGTGGACAACGGCCAGGTGGAGAGCGTGTACACCGCCGAGCTGCTCGGCCGCCCCGTGGTCAAGGCGTGGAACGCCGCGCTGGCCGAAACCCAGCGGACCAAGGGCGTCCCGGCCGGAACGCCCGGCCGCCTCGCCATCCCCGTCGCCGGCGACTCCGAGGAGGCGCGGCGCGTGGCCATGAGCCTGGTGGACGACACCGGCTTCGACCCCTACGACGCCGGCACGCTGGCCGACTCCTGGCGCCAGCAGCCGAACGGCCCCGCCTACTGCACCGAACTGACCCTGGACGAGCTGCCGGCGGCCCTGGCCGCGGCCGACCGCGTCAAGGACGCGGCCATCCGCGACAGCCTCCCGGAACGCTTCGCCGCCCTCGGTGCCAATCCCACCGTCGACGACGTCGTCGAGATGAACCGCGCCGCCCACCGCTGA
- a CDS encoding TetR/AcrR family transcriptional regulator yields MSAGDQRGRKPRADVQRNRAALLETAQRHFLQHGVGTSLEAVAKEAGVGPGTLYRHFPTREALLAAVLQTRSEELVARQTDIDQLGDPAEALEQWLRAMEEYFSAFSGLPDPLMAAARAQEPDNPLTIPCDILISATDQYVRAAQLAGRVRASVRGHDLFLAACSVAWIKGTGTEEESLDRLRTLIASGYRQQDTQA; encoded by the coding sequence ATGAGCGCCGGTGACCAGCGGGGACGCAAGCCGCGCGCGGACGTCCAGCGCAACCGCGCCGCCCTCCTGGAGACCGCGCAGCGTCACTTCCTGCAGCACGGAGTCGGCACCTCCCTTGAGGCGGTGGCCAAGGAGGCGGGCGTCGGGCCCGGCACGCTGTACCGGCACTTCCCCACCCGGGAGGCGCTGCTGGCGGCCGTGCTGCAGACGCGCTCCGAGGAGTTGGTGGCCCGTCAGACGGACATCGATCAGCTCGGCGACCCGGCCGAGGCGCTGGAGCAGTGGCTGCGGGCGATGGAGGAGTACTTCAGCGCCTTCAGCGGGCTGCCGGACCCGCTCATGGCCGCGGCCAGGGCGCAGGAGCCGGACAACCCGCTGACGATTCCCTGCGACATCCTCATCTCCGCCACCGATCAGTATGTGCGAGCCGCGCAGCTCGCGGGGCGCGTGCGCGCGTCGGTGCGGGGGCACGACCTGTTCCTCGCGGCCTGTTCCGTTGCCTGGATCAAGGGCACCGGTACCGAGGAGGAGTCGCTCGACCGGCTCCGCACGCTCATCGCGAGCGGCTACCGCCAGCAGGACACCCAGGCGTAA
- a CDS encoding helix-turn-helix transcriptional regulator: MDKKELAEFLRHRREMLRPRDVGLVEGPRRRTQGLRREEVAQLAGMSTDYYARLEQQRAPQPSVQITAALARALRLTLDERDHLFVLIGHNAPARFHRSEHVSPTLLRVLDRLDDTPALVTTDLVDTLAMNPLAIALLGDQTRHAGLASSGYYRWFMDPAERLVYPEETHESHGRAQAARLRAALTAGSDTPRAARILAELQEHSPEFVRMWDLQEVARYGDCKTLLHPELGRIDVDAQLLYTENRAQTLVVLTTRPGTESHSKLELLSVIGHQQLTP; this comes from the coding sequence ATGGACAAGAAGGAACTGGCGGAATTCCTGCGCCACCGGCGTGAGATGTTGCGGCCCCGCGACGTCGGGCTGGTCGAGGGGCCGCGCAGGCGTACGCAGGGGCTGCGCCGCGAGGAGGTCGCGCAGCTCGCCGGCATGTCCACCGACTACTACGCCCGGCTGGAACAGCAGCGTGCTCCGCAGCCCTCCGTCCAGATCACCGCGGCTCTCGCCCGGGCACTACGGCTGACCCTGGACGAACGCGACCATCTCTTCGTCCTCATCGGCCACAACGCCCCGGCCCGCTTCCACCGCTCCGAACATGTCAGCCCCACGCTGCTGCGAGTCCTGGACCGCCTGGACGACACCCCGGCCCTGGTGACGACCGACCTGGTCGACACCCTCGCGATGAACCCCCTGGCCATCGCGCTGCTCGGCGACCAGACCCGCCACGCCGGTCTGGCCAGTAGCGGCTACTACCGCTGGTTCATGGACCCGGCCGAGCGTCTGGTGTATCCCGAGGAGACCCACGAATCCCACGGCCGCGCCCAGGCGGCACGCCTGCGGGCCGCGCTGACAGCCGGCAGCGACACCCCCCGAGCCGCCCGGATCCTCGCCGAACTCCAGGAACACAGCCCCGAGTTCGTCCGCATGTGGGACCTTCAGGAGGTCGCCCGCTACGGCGACTGCAAGACCCTCCTCCATCCCGAACTCGGCCGCATCGACGTCGACGCCCAGCTCCTGTACACCGAGAACCGCGCCCAAACTCTGGTGGTGCTGACCACCCGCCCCGGCACGGAGAGCCACAGCAAACTCGAACTGCTCTCCGTCATCGGACACCAGCAGCTCACCCCCTGA